Within the Trichoderma breve strain T069 chromosome 3, whole genome shotgun sequence genome, the region acgCCCATCCGAAATACTAGCGCGCTAGTGAGGAGCTCGTAGGCTGCCTAACGGCTTGAATCAGGCAACCTTCGAAGATAAATCCTAAAGAATGTCCATCAAGAGATAACATTCTTGTTTGTCGAGTCATTCAATCAAACGCGATTATCGATATATGGAACTTACTTGCAAAGTCTTCATCTGTTATAACTACTAGGGTTGCTTACAACGACATTGATTATTGTCGCACCGGGCCTCTCAGCCGACATTCTTCGAGTTCAATCTACCAAGGACCAAGCCTGGTATTTATGCAAAGGAAATGAGCATGTCGGCATACCCAGAAAGAGTAGCAAGATGACGGCACCAATGGAATTCTACCGTCTGCTTACGGAATTGAATATACACGGAATGTCAATTTTgtatctttattttcttaatCGGCATCCATATTTACAACTTGGCTGCGGTGAGTGGCTTAGTTACACCACCTGTCTTGATGGTCAATCACCGAGGCCCCAGATTAATTCTAATCCTAAATGGGCATCGCTCCATATTTCACCTTACTCGATTCTCGCATTGCCGAGGTTGGGCGGTATTCTTGTTCCATATATAGTTAACTGACCAAGCTGAGCAGTACATTTCGggaatctctctctttcactATACCGGAGTATGCAAATTGGACCTACGCGATAATGCAATCCTCATCCATGGCCAGCGTAGCTTTCTTGACTACTGCAAGAGTAAAGGACGATGAGGCAAAGGAGGTTCGTAATTTTATATCTTGCCTGTGTTGGTAGGAATTATTGCCAATCGCAGTGGACTACAAAATGTCACGCTTGGACGCTAAATTGATGCACAGGTTGTGAATGGTTTGAAACAACTTAGTGCCCACCTCCAACTCCCCAATACACCATGTCTAGCCGGAGCGTGTTTTTTGTCTGCGGCCAAGAAGGGTTCGTAGACGCAGCGTGTGAAATGATTTTAAGTCAATTGGGCTTTTTATTGACATGAAGATTTAGAAACGGGTGTCAAACTCATCGGTCGCTTGGAAATATTTCCTAGTGAGAGCGAACTTGCCACTGTTCAAAACTCCCCTGAGTATAAGCGTTTCAGCGACTCAGTCACCGGCCAAAAACTTCACAAAGGCAAGGAGACTGCCACTTTATGGCAGCCCACCGGCGGTTTTCTGACAAGGAAGAACCAAGCCTCGACAACAAACGCCGGTGTACTTGTTTTAGCCAAGTTCATTTGCAATGACAAAGAGAAGGCTGTTCAAAATCTCGTGAAAGAGTTGCAGTACGCATGCTACTTCTCCCAATTAAGGACGGCGATGGGCTGTATTTTTTAAGCTAACTCTTTTAGAACATATTGTGAGTGGATCGAGGGCAACGAGCTCACGACATACACATATTGCGTAATGACAAGTCAAACTGCAAGTAAGGAAGTTTTGCTCTTTGAGCGTTATAAGGATCTTCCTTCCGTCAAGGCCCATGGCCAAACAAATGAGTTCAAGTCTATGTTGTAAGTTTACTTGTAGCAACTTAAACGTCCCTTCCCCCGGTTGGTGAGGAGTTTAATATGAAGCTAATGGCTGTTAAGCAAACGAATTTCGCCCTGGATTGAAACAAAGCGTACCGAAATAACTCCATGGAGCGAATTAGACggttctttcttctcctcctcagaTTTagaagccaaagcaaagctcTAAAGATAGCTCTATGTTCCTTATAgttttgtatttttttttcttctcttctattACAAGATGGACAATCGTGATTATACTCTGTTACGTTTTGTTGGCACGATTTACTCCAACCGATTTCTGAAAGGCATAGACATATTCATACAAGATTGCCTTTGCGCATAATGGACGGTCACGCAATACGGAGCGATACGTGCCATTTGGTATTGCTGCACTCTGCATACCACCTCTTTATCATTGATCCGTAATAAAGGCCTTTCCAGCTGTTCAGCATCAGCGTTGCTCCAGGATAACTGAATTCAATAGCGTTGGTGGAGGCGTATAGAGACTCGAACCTCTCCAAGGTGCCCCAATTTGGTGCTGGGCTTTGGCTAGAGTGCTGGGTAGTTAGCTGTAGGATGTCAGGTGGCTGCTGTCTTTATTTATCTATCTTTCATTGACAATATTACACAAGGCACCCACGGCGCCCCACTCACGCGGGCAAGCATGGAATCATGATATTACTTTATGACATGTCTAGCCCTTTGGCCCTGGGCAGCAACCTTGTGTAGCATTGGTGGGTTTTCGTATAAGCCCGTACCCTTACTGACTTAGTTAGGTGTTAGGAGCTTACTCCATGAGCCTATGCTGCAGCTCAATGAGAGATACTCCGTAGCTGAGAGATACCCCGTAGTGCTGACATGAACCCCCTGGGGAAGCCGACCATCCGACGAAAGATTTGGCGGGGTTCCATACTTGGAGCGTGTCACACACCACTCAAACGAGGgaagctcctccatctcatcacgATTGGTGCATAATTACCGACAAGGGCCATTTAGTATTACACTCAAGCACAGTTGATCCTTTAGATGCGGCTTGTTCCGTTATAATAAGCGCCGCAATTGCGACCATTAGCCTAATATTTTACGCTACTGAGGTAAAGAATATCGGCCCATCGGACATTCATTGCACTAGAAGGACAATAATCAAAGTTTTTCCATGCTCTATCGTTTTGTGATACTTCGACAAAGAAACTATAGGTAATTTACCAACGAAATACAAGAGCTGACTGGTCACCTGAAGTGTAGAGGTCATGTTTATGACCGGGCCAGCAGAGCTGTAACCAATGGTTTAGTAAATAAATCATCCTTGAATCTGCAGTTCAAATTAAAAAGATATTATGATATTATAGCGTAATGTATAGCGCAACGTATCGATAGACCACTGCGGGAAGCCGGGGCTGCTTTTCCCTGTCCCTGCCTTTTAACCCCCTGTGAGTTCATGTGAGTTTCCCCGTGTTCGCAATTACTACGAACGACTGGTCAAGCGATGGATCTTTGCGCCTAACCTCGTGGGTTAGGATGTGGTATTAGCTTGTTTATTACTATCTTGACTCAAAGTTACGTTCTTTTGCGTGGAGCAATACAATCGCTCTATATATGTATGTCTATTCAAGATACCATTTACAGCAATAAGAAGGAAATACAAGGCCATTTTGGTTGGGAAAAGGCCGGGTGTATTACTCCGTAAATCCTTGATGATAAAGAAACTCATTGAAAGCAGCCATCTTCATGTGGAGCATCAGGGTCGCATTTTTGATGAAAGCGTCTACATCAGCTTACTCTGCTGCATACTACCAGATGCATGTTATAGCCTGAAGTGGTATCTCGCTCATATTCCGATATTTGGACAGGCCTACTTTTTAAAGCAATTTGCAACAAACTAAAACAATATGCACAAACTAGTGATAATAAATGACTTGGATAGCTGTCTGTATTGTCCTAGTTGAATGCCCGGGCGCCTATTTACTTGTAGTCTGGATTGGTTTAGAGGCTAGTTTACCTTTCCGTTTTTGATCTGCCAAAAAGAAACGGGGGGAGAATATTAATCTTGATGAAACTAGTACTTCCTTTTATTTCcgttgacttttttttttcggacTCTTTAGCACATTGGCCCTTTTCACCTTGGAAGCTTTACACTGACAGATTATACTTGCCACCGTTATGCGGAAAACTTCTGAGAAACGTCTTACCTGCAGTGTCTCTTAAAAGCTATGTTATATTCAGGGTGGGTAGTCTGAAGATGGATACCCACATACCACACGCGGAATATCGCTTTGACATAAGCATTCCTAATCAAATAGTATCCCTATTAAATGTTACGACTTACCGTATTATTTATCCGGTTTGAGACGCAGCCTTTGTCAATACATCAAGGTACAGGGATTTTTGAATAAGCCTAAAGACACCTGCATTAGTTTTCTCAAAGAAGGACCATGACACACGGTCATCAAAAGGACAGAGACAGGGGAAACTATGAGCACACAACTGCACACAACTCTTCTATCACCACACACGCgctaataataaaactttgTCGACTACAAGTATGTGTTTATTTCATCACTGTATGCgtatcttcttttctggtCGAGCTTTTCTGGTATTTACTAGCATGGGTAAGGAATCAATATTGAAACTATGCATGGATCCATACCAATACGAAGTCAAACCCAAGTTTCATTTCTTAGGAAAGAAAAGTATAAATAGGAGGTTCAAGGTCGTATCCTAAATCCTCTCAACCACATCAATCTTCTTTCACATCGCAACTAAAGCAACCCAAGAACAACTTTATTTTCACCAATCCACCAATACTACCATCAAAATGAAGACCGCCACCGTCCTCCTTGCcctcgttgctgctgcatttgCCGCACCCGCCCCAGTTGAGGAACCAACTCTCGCCAAGCGTGGCTGCGCTGCTGGCGATATCTGCATTAGCGGTACTTGCCACGTTTGGAGCTGTGGCCCTGTTGGATGCTCCGTTGGTGGCTCTCTCGGTACCAGCTGCTAAATTGTACGGTACTCTTCAACTGTAATGCATCAAGGGAAACTTCAGACACTGACTCAGTAAATAGATGAAAGAATCTCTCATGCAGTACTGAGAAGGATACATGGTGTTATGGCATTATCTCGAGCAGTATATTAAAGCCCTAGCTAGGATAATAAAGCTGTGACCTTTTAAAAAGATATCTTGTCCGACCATCAAGGAATCGCTTGATTTGTGATATAAACAACCTATCCGTATGCTACTTCTCAACGCTGAAGCATTGAAACTTGTTTATGATATACATGTGAGTTACTGACGATCATTTTTTGTGGAATTTCGATGTATAAATACCGCTCAACaataaaataaacaaagAACAATGTATAAGCGCTGTGACGTGCTATATGCATACCTATTGGGTGACATGGTTGCTTTTCTCTATATATAAACAGGTGCATCATGATGTGACAAATAAGGTAGTCTCTATGCCCCCCCCCAAAGTATTCTCCTCTACCCCCAAGGACCTCGGAACCGCTTAGATGTATCCATTCTGAAATGCCCGGTTAACGTAGTATTCCCTGCTGTTTCCAACTTGAGCTGtgcatctttttcttcccgCCTCAGTTGATCGATATGCCGAGCGCTAGTTGCAAGCACAGACCGGACTTCATGGTCTAATAGATGTGCCAGACTTTGCTGGTCGCCGCGTGTAAGCCGTGACAATTGAGTATTAGATGGTGCTCCAGTATTATTATCTTGTCCTGGAACAAGATCTGATGGTTGTGTTGGTATCATTAGCTGTGAGGTTGCAGCTTCTATGCGTCGCTCCCCTGTCTGGTGGGCTACTGTCGACGCGGCTGATCCAGATGTTCTCGTACGGTGACCGAGGAGTTTGCCTGATGGTAGTCGCAATAATTCTTCATCGGCATGATATTCTAGGGTAGGAATATTGTAAAAATCTGCAGTATCTGAAGTGACGTTAAAGCGGCAATGCCCTTTGGCCATCATATGGTGCTGAATCCCTTCAACAGAACTACGGTTCGTGGCGCATAGGATGCACTCGCGATATCCGTAAATAACAAGGTGCAAGTATCCGATAAGCGTAACAGGTTTGACTGTCAAATCGGCTCCATGAGGTATAGCAAAACTGTGTTCCTTTGACATATGCGCGAGATTGTCCTCGAAGGTGTCATTCTCCGTGCCACAGAAGAGACACTGTCCGGGGTTAAACTCCGGCTCTACAGAAAGCTCTGTATCAACGCTGTCGGGATCATCATCCAAATAGTTTTTGCTCACTACATCTACGGCTTTTGGGGGGTTTAATGCTGAAGATGCCTTTgagctggatgatgaagatggccgtGGTACGACTGTTCCGGGTTCTGCAACTCGCACGCGAAGATTGTAGACACTATAAGAAAAGGTTAACTCATCTCATCGTGAACATCTGCGTAGGACCAGCTCATGAGACGTACTGCCAATCGCTCTTTGCATGCTGTCGCCAATCATTTGGGCTGGCTAGCGCGATATTACATAGCCGGCATAAGGATGGGGATTTGTCCTCCATAGTGGCGGTGAGTGGATCGCAAGTAGCTCCGATGTCTAGAATGTTGGCGGTTTAGTGGCCTTGTAGGTATTAGGTTGAAGGTGTAGAGAGGCGGAAAGGGCCAAAGCGATTGGGCTATTGTTTGGAATGAAGACCAGTGAGTTATACTACAAGATGGAAAGTGGCATTTCGGAACATAGACGCATATATATGTATTCGTTCATCCCCCCAACTTCACAAATACGGCAAAGAAAGCACCCTGTGACTATGCGATGCTCTGTCAAACTTCAATACTCGCACTGCCCGAGATTGGTGTCAGTcattcagcagcatctgtTTGACTCACAACTTGACTATTTGGATTGCTCCAATCTTGTTCAACATCAAGCCACTATGAGTCATATCatgattcattcattttgAGTGCAAGCGGCGCGTGGGATGATCTCGGGTGCGGGGCAATCTAAACACGGGATTGTTCTGTCTCCGGGCGCTAGAACACCACGGCATCAAAGCCGCCACATACAGTAAAATATGGCGAACGAGCGGGaaacgtcttcatcgtccattTATGCTAGTGGCAAAGTACATTTACATTTATATGGTATTACTTAGAAGGTCTTTAGCTGCTCTTTTATTGACGCTATCCCTGGAACCCTATACACTATGTATGCTGCCAGGCTCAAACGATGTGTATTGAGAGTACGTGATCAGTCTGAGCCGCTGCGTGATTTCATCGTAAGTCGTATCTTTATACCGTTTGCTCTTAAACATCCTACACCAGGTGAGGGGTCCCCAATTGCGGCTCTTGTGTCTTTACCAAAGATTTGGCATTGCTTTTGAAGTTCAATATGACAGGCGGTGTGGTATAAGTCGCTAGCTCATAAGCGCCGATTTGTTATCACCACGTTTAACTATTCCCATCATTTCCAGCTTCAGGCGATTCAAtcaaataataaataacGTCTCAACCAATCTGCACGCCACCTGGATCTTGTGAGATTATAGCCAGCAATCATGGTCATCATAAAGAACATCTTAAAGAAGGATGCGATAATGGTCAAAGGGAATGTTGCAAAGCAGTGGCCCATCTCGTAGTGCTAGCGCCAATAACAAGGCCTATGACAAGGCTAATACCCAGTAGGATGGGACTCCCATAGGTGCACACGACCCCCGGTATTGGCAAGGCGATTCGTATTGTAGTTACAATAACTTTTGTTACTTCGGAGAGGATAAACCAATCTCATCTGAGAATACCTGTATATTCGACCCTGGCCTCTTTCAGAGCAAGCCTTTTTTACAGATGAAAGCCTTTTCTACAATTTGAAGCTTTGTCTACAGATGGAGCCGCTATTGGACGTTCAGAGGACAAAGTCCACCAGTCAGCTCAACTAAGCTAGCATAGGTACTCACGAATAAGCGCCAGCTACGGAGTACTGCCCTATTAGTATGAAGGCATGGTGGAGGCGCAAATGATCAAAATAGTAGAGAGAAGCGGAATGTTGACTAGAGCATCAGCAGTATCTAATAACAGAAGATTTAGATTAATCAATGGAGGATACCCATCGACGCTGGAATAATCACTGTTTAATTTGACTCAATGGAACCAGCGAGAATTGGATGTTTCAACACAATCTCTACACCCCACTTAAAGTGAATTTAATTCATCTGTCAACATAATCGTTGTGAAGTATGTGAGCATTGGCTGGTAAGGTGAATGTGGGCGTCATTGAAGCTGAAATTCTAAAATGGATATATGCTTGAGAACGATCATTCGCGCTGTAGTATAGCATGCGGCCAAGCCAAGTGAATTTGTAACTTTAGTACATGATGATAATACGGAGGGTAATAAATGCCTCTATCTCAGCATTTACTAATGCAGTTCTTTTCAGGCAGTGGTCGGAAAACCCTTGAATCGCAAATTATTGCTTGGCCTAGCTATTAGTCACAACCACAAGTGAGAAGTACCATAAAAGGTCTGCCTGCTATTCTGTTGCCCATACTTGGATACGGGCGTTTAATGTGTGACATTCGGAGTTTGCCATACTGCACTATTGATCTATAAAACTGCCCTTCAAATGACACAAGCACAGACCCATCCATATCATCTAGATATCATCCAGAACAGCGTACCACTCCGGAATGAGCGATGGCTAAAATACAAAAACAAGccgttcttcttccaatgccTTTTGAACACTTGGTCTTTGTAAGATCTTTTGGCGATATCGTACCAAGGAGGGCCATTCGGCCAAGTCAACATCATCGAAAAATCTTGTCCATGAGAGCAAAGTCCAAGCGTAGCAGTCTATCACACTAATTTCCTGCCCATTGAGAAATTCCTTTTCACCCAAGGTATCCTGCAATATGGTGAAAGCCCGCCCCAAGTCCTTAATGGCCCGCTCGCGATGTTTTGATGACATATCGGGATTGAACAACGGAGAAAACGCCTTGTGGATCTCTGTCGTAATAAAATTGAGTAATTCGACAGCTCTCCAACGCTCCAATCCGCTCTTAGGAAGAAGGTCCCCGTTCTGCGCTGCAGGGGCAAGCTCCCATGCAATGTATTGGAGAATTGCTTGAGTTTCCGTCAAGATACTTCCATTTGGAAGCCCGATAGCTGGTACTTTTTGCTTGGGGTTCAGAGACATGTAATCGGATGGAAGTGCTGTTGTGCTTTTTATTCTCAGACCCGTAGGCGATCGTTCAATCTCACGAAGTTGGAGTGGAATGTTGGCTTCATGGCAAGCAATATGGACTGCTAGAGCACATGTATCTGGAATGAAATAGAAATCCATGTCGAAGGAAGTATATAATAAGACAATGCGGTTAGGTATATGGAATTAGAAAACTACATATTAAGAATATACATGGCTGAGTAGACTTCTCTTTATATCAGCGTTAAGAGCATTGAAGTTAATATTGTGTTCATAGCCATAAGTGTATAGAGATCTGAAGCGTTTGTAAAAGTTTGACTAATCTAGGAGCATGATTTGTCAGTTCATGTATAAGCCTGAATAAACAGAGGACCTCTTTAGCTAATACGTGTAGTATAGACTCGGAATTAGTGCATTTCTAGGTGGCTTTATTCCGATTAGATAAATAAAGCCGATAGGCTTCCTCTTTCATGTAACTTAAATGATAGATTATTGgtaattaaaatttaatgGGTTACGTATGGAGGCTATATTTAGAATCAAGAAGGTTAGTAAAGCTATAATAGCTGGTTCAGAGAAAGGCTAGGGCCAAGCATTTGGTTCGAAATAGAGAATCAATCCGCCGCTTATTCTGATCGGCGACAGCCGACCTAGTCAAGCCTTGGAGATTCAGGCCACAAAGTATGGCCGATAAAGTTTCATGATCAAACGAAAATTGAGCAAAACCGCCCGAGGAACATAGTCTAAGAACTGCGCAAGCTCCAAGCTTGCAAGTTATGATTTAATAACTCAACCACGCCAGATCAGATCGTTCTGTTAGCCTATAAAAGGCAGAGATAATCCTCGACAATGGGCTATGCATTCTTTTTAAGATCAAAAGATCATTTAACGAACAACGCAACCATTGGCGAGGGTTATACAAAAGCGAAAAACCCCCGCAGGAGCTACTACAAGACAAGTCAACGGCCGACCAAAGTCTATCACAAACATCCACAGTGGCTAAAGGCGGTGAGAAGCCGGCTGCAGCCATAGCCAAGATAATGGCTGCCTATACGAAAACCCAAAGACAAGGTAAATGAATTACGTATAACTCCAAAAACTGCACTGACTGATTGTCCCTTGAATGCGGAGCTGAGGCGTGTACTGTAATATCTCTCTAGCTAGACATTACTAAAACAGCTATGGAgcaatttcttttcttttggcgCATGCCACTAGTTCTGAAAGCTTTATTTCTTTAGAAAAACGTCTAATTgcgtggaagaagacctCACTTTACCGatattagtaaaaataaCTTGCAACATTGTGAACAATATAATGATtccaacaaagaaagaatTCGTTCTGCTTATTACAACTACACCGACAAGATATGACTTATAGAGGGGCTTGTGTTTGTTCgtttgttttattattaacaACCGCTATGTAAGCTAATTACAAAGCCCTCATCTGGGCACTAGGTAGGTAGGAGCCGCGAGGTCAGACCCGCGTTCGTGACGTTCCTTCTCAACAaaggagagaggaaagaggTATTCAATGTGTGTTTATGGGTGTGTCACTTTAggagaagggggggggggggggggcaCATAGGCTTGTGTCCTCCACTAGTTCTGAAAGACCTTGTAGCCCTTCCTGCCGAGTAGGTAGCCCAATTGTCTTACCCCTTTGTGGTAGTCTTTTTCTGAAACGTCAGCAGGAAGGGTCGGGCAGTTCGGCCTTCCACATAGAGAAGCTTCTGAGATGAGCAGTTGTTAGATTGCTTCAATTGAGGATTTCTGACAACGTGTTTGTGAGATTACTCCCAGTATGTCGAAGCAGACGTATCCATCAATCGACGCAAAGTTAAAATCCAGTTAGTTTATGTTACTGGTGGTTCTTTAAAAATATACATGAAATTGTCTAAAGTTTTCAAACCCGGCGACTCTCAGTTACATTAAATCAGGTCTAAGTAGTTTAGTCATGGTGTCTAATAACTTCAAAGTTATCATTACGTACGAGTTAGTTAGTTAGCTCTTTGCCATAGTTGTGAGTTAACAAGACTGAATGTAACAATAAGTCCAATTACTAACAGAGGAGTTGGTTGATGATCAGTGGGTAAATAATGAGTTCTAAACTCACAACTCTAAATGTAACAATAAGCTTACAGTTAAATGGGGGTTGGTGAAGTAGCGGTGTATCGTATGTTCTGAACTAGTAGAATTAGATGTAACAATACGCTCGGCATTTTCGGGTACAGGCTGGGCAACTAGGATCATACAACGGCTAACTTAACAACTTGTTATTTATTGACTTCTCCATTACCAGTATATAAGAACGTCAAATTCAACTCATAAAACTCAGCAACTGTTTATTCTTTCTTCCAGAAGAACAAGTGTTTCAATCTCTTATACTTCAATAACCAATTTCAACATGTTCTCTATCAATTTTATCGTGTCGGCAATTCTATTTATGCCTACAGTTCTTGCTGCATCGCAAACAGGACAAtgcttctttggcggcgcCTTTAACGCTGGAAGCTGTCATTTTATCGGAACCGGAGGCGTTTTTACAGGTGTTTGGTCGGACTGCCCTGTAAGtaatttttcttcatcttgagcttcaacAAAGAGTTCCGGAACTTTTACTGATAACCATTTCTTATAGACGAGCAGTCCATGCAATAATAATAACAACTTCTGCCAAATGGATACTCTTAATGGTGTAACTACATGCTCGTAGTAGCACGTCCAAGCGTATGGGCTTCACAAAAGGTAGAAAGCGTGTGCTGGCCTAACAGGTTAATATGCTGTTTACTTCCCGGAGAAATGAGCCACATCTATGAGTTCACTTCCGTGTCATTCTTGATATGATCAAGATAGCTAGTTAATATAAGCATTTCATCACCAAAAGACTGAACTATTTAACGAAAGAGCGCTTAGACAAACAGACAAGTGTAAAAGTTAGCACAAGAGTACACAAGGGGCAATGTTTAATCTGTTTCAATGCCCCTGCTAGAAATACTCTGATTAGTTCGTATACAGTATAAGCAACTTTAGCCTGGTGATAGTACAGGACAAGTTGTAAGTTGTCATAAATGCCAATTAAAACTCATTTTGTAATAGTCAGCCAATAGATTTGGAGGGTAGAtgatcaaaaaaaaaaaaaaggcgaaCAAAGCTTTTATTCTAAGAAACCAGGTTGACCGACGTCCTCAAaccttgggcttcttgtaAACTATTCCCACAACTGTTGCTTCCAACAAGGACCAAATTTTACCTAATATAAAAATACCTCTAGCAAGGTTCGctttctatttctttctGTCTTGTTCAGTAGTTTCCTCCTTTAGTCTTATGTTCTCCATCGCAAACATCGCAATAAAGGGAACTGATAGTACTGCAAGTGCTACGATAAGAAGTACATGCATTACTTCAGTGTAGCTTTTGTCAATGGCAATTCGCTCGGAGCTACCAGGCAAATATGATGAGGCTACTAAGAAAGAGTTTTGAATTTCCACTGCTGCAGATTGCGCTGTTGCCGGTAGATTGGCTCGAAGCCtagagagaaggagagctGTCCAGACAATACCGGAGATGGCGTTACCAACTGCTCCCCCGATGGCACCGGCGACTTCGTATAGAGTCGTCACAGAGGCAACGTCTATTCATCGCAAAGTTTGCCGTTAGAACGTGCTAATGCTGATGAGGTGAATATATGTGAGTCACG harbors:
- a CDS encoding c2H2 type zinc-finger (2 copies) domain-containing protein, with the translated sequence MEDKSPSLCRLCNIALASPNDWRQHAKSDWHVYNLRVRVAEPGTVVPRPSSSSSSKASSALNPPKAVDVVSKNYLDDDPDSVDTELSVEPEFNPGQCLFCGTENDTFEDNLAHMSKEHSFAIPHGADLTVKPVTLIGYLHLVIYGYRECILCATNRSSVEGIQHHMMAKGHCRFNVTSDTADFYNIPTLEYHADEELLRLPSGKLLGHRTRTSGSAASTVAHQTGERRIEAATSQLMIPTQPSDLVPGQDNNTGAPSNTQLSRLTRGDQQSLAHLLDHEVRSVLATSARHIDQLRREEKDAQLKLETAGNTTLTGHFRMDTSKRFRGPWG